AGGACCACACCTGCTCACTCCCTCATGCTCTCACTGTGTGCTGGATGGAGACAGTGAGCAGTGCTGTGAGCAGACTTTACTGTGGAAGATAAGATGTGAGCTCACAGCTGTGCAGGAGAGCACACAGTGAGGTTTTGCATACATCAGCATTTCCAGTGAAGTGATGAAGCAGCTTTGAATGTGTGTTAATGAGTCTAAGCAGCAAACAGAGATCAGTGAGTGAATCTGCTGACACACAGAATCCAGAGCAGCAGCATCATGGAGAGGATCCTGCTGTGTGTCTGCTGCTTCTCAGGTAAGTCCAGCTCTTTATCGTCTACAACAGCACTTATTACTCAGATCAGTCTCAGCCCCTGATAGGCTCAGAGTCTCAGATAGACTCAGAGTGTCTCTACAAACTGACCCAGTCAAACTTTTTCCCTTTCAGGCTGGTTTGTCTCCACATGCTGTCCCCGTCAGTACCACTATGTGGATGATGCAAAGACTTGGACTGAAGCTCAGAGCTACTGCCAACAGACTCACACAGACCTGGCCTCCATCGAGAACACTGAAGAAATGAAGCAGCTGAACAGCACAGTTTCATCTGCCGCTCACAGCTCTGAGCTCTGGATCGGTCTGTACAGTCAGATCAGGTGGAGGTGGTCAGATGGGCTCACAGGGAGTGGAGCTGACTACAGGAACTGGGACACTTCTGAATATGAACCAGATTTTTACTCTGGGGTTCAGTTCTGTGTGTCCTCTTTAGAAGGAAAATGGTGGGATTTTCAGTGCAGAGAGAAGCTCCAGTTTATTTGCTACAGAGGTAGAAAAAAACCTACATttgattttaaacttttaaactttaaactttgaTTTCAGTGTACcattacaaagaaaaaattCCATTCCAAAAATGGATTATGTTCAACTAGACGTTGCGTTTTCAGTGGGggaaacgtttcatcatcatcatcatcatcatcatcatcatcagctgacTGCGGGtttcccaaaccttataaacaccTTTGCACAAAGGAAAAACTTATACAATGCATAAACAatggctgtgaggtcagtttatgatcattaatatgcaaactgtcatgaccattgacCAGCAATCAAAGACCATTTCATTCGgtgggctagtttcagtcattgcataaaagtactttttaaaaggttaaggaaacctgcagtcagctgagactgaagaagactTTTGGATGATGATGAACcgtttctctcactgaaaacgtccagatgaataCAATCAACTTATTGGATTTCCTTATCttgatgattgagcatgcaacAAGACAACACGTTTCTACGTTTTAACTTTCAGGATCTCAGATGAACCCTGAGTTTGATTTGGTGGATAAAGAAATGAGTTGGTCCGATGCTCGAAGGTACTGCAGGGAGAACTTCTTGGACCTGGCCACTGTCAAGAACCCCGGAGAGAACCAACAAGTCCATGAAAAGGCTCAGAGTAAAAGGGTGTGGATTGGCCTGCACAGAGAGCCACACATTTACTGGTCTGATGGCACAAAGTACTCATTCTCAAACTGGGCCAGTGGGATGAACCCGTTTAGGGGTATGAGTAAGATCTGTGCAGCTCTGACTCGTTCAGGAGAATGGAAGACTTTGTCCTGTGAAACAAGATTACCATTTGTCTGCTACAGCCTCCCTACACCTGGTGAGCTTTCACTGTCTTTCCTTTATGGATCACAAGCAATTTTACACACGgtgttgtgcaaaagtcttgagccacctgtGATTTCTGCATTTTCTGGAGAGAAATGGGAAACAGCTGCAGACTTGACTTAATAAATCGTGCAATATGgaaatatagtatatataaGGTAAACCCTCAGAGAGTTCAAGATCAAGTTATTTTATGCTTGAGTGATTTGCAGGTCAGAATTaggtggcttaacaaacaaacaaaaaagactttTCCATGGTGATGTATATTTAAGATAACAAATAGTAGATGAAATGCACTTAAAGCATATGTTACAGGCCTTCTATGGAtcctgtttttaaacagaaaagcagagacagGAGACATGAGCTGCGTTCGGTCTGCAGGCCTTTCCTTGTCTGAGCTACAGGAGCATTGCCACGGCTTATCACACCCATAGCTCCCTCCCCCTTGTGGCTATGCCACGAAATTACATCTTCACAACTTTAAGTGAAAAGCGCCGGGGTGTGCACAGTGAGATGGTGGAATGTGATATGGCACTGGGGGAAAGTAAGGTGTTGTTCTGTTCAGTGCTTTGGTGTCCACCATCTTGTTCCATTCCTGTTTCCTTCAGTGCATTTGTTGCAGTTTGTTCCCCCAATATTGTTGCTTCTGTCCCCTGAGGTGTTCCACAGTTGACCTCGGCTGAACTCAACTATTTCCCCTGAGGGTATGGATACAGGTATGAGGAGCATCCCCTCTTGTGGCGATGCCACTCAATTACATCTTCACAACTTTAAGTGAAGCAGCTGTCCGTGTATGTCCTGTCGGGTAAGAAAGGCGAcactcactgattctgatgcgtcgggtcctcactttgtgtttacgtcttcatgcagaatccgtgtacctgctctcatttacgtTTTTAGCAatgtggtggttgttgaaattttgtgaggtttaacctgagattctagCATTTTGGgcaaaataatttaatatttaaaaatcaattctggattttaatgaatcgatatcgcgtTATTAAAACTAGAATCGATTGTTATCGGAAAATCGATAATTAAAACCCACCCGTAGTCAGTATAACCCAAGGTGAAAATGTCCAAATTGTGCCCAATTAGCCATTTTCCTTTCCTGGTGTCATGTGACCTGTTAATGCTACAGGGCCAAAGTGCAAATGGGGAGCAGGTGTGTTGAATTTGGTGTTATTGCTCTcataggctgtatcccaattcagggttaaggccgattacgtcacagcgacgcgacgaaggctgtcccaattcaaaggctgctcgaaatgcagccctcaaatgcgtccttcatttccctgaattttaaggatgtggcggtgtagactttgtagcccaacatatcccagaatgcatagcACGGCGGTGGGTGTAGATAATTTTGCCGGAAAAAAAAACGGTGGAAGAGGGGCGtccgaagagtaaacttttaaaagtaagtactgaatatgatgtcacttatttatgtgcaaatgttaattaacgaagaacattaaaacattactgttggccacatgtcggcagagttatgtcaagtcaagtcaagtcaagttggctttattgtcacttcagccatatacagtttgtacacagtgaGGCGAAACAGCGTTCCTCCAgggccaaggtgctacatgcaacataaatttacaacataaattaacagaaaatcactaaactagctaactagagagaggacagactgacctaacataaattacaacataaattaacaaaaactatctaactaaaactaactatTCTGACTAGGTAAGTAGTGCAAAGGAAACCGTAAACATACTTGGTATGTAGGTAGTGCAGgaacagtaaacataaaaatattgtgcaaaaagagcatttacaggttgaTGTGTAAGTCCAGTCTCagtgctttgaggtagttgagttgagctgagtgatagtgagtgtgtgtgtgtgtgtgtgtgtgtgtgtgtgtgtgtgtgtgtgtgtgtgtgtgtgtttatcagtccagtccctttttgttgaggagacggatggcttgtggaaagaagctgttgcacagtcgggatgtgtgtgcccgaatgcttcggtacctttttccagatggcaggagtgtgaagagtgtgtgagaggggtgtgtccaatcagccacaatgctggtggctttgcgaatgcagcgtgtggtgtagatgtccttaatagaggggagagagactccgatgatcttctctgctgttcccacTATCCGCTGTATGGTCTTGCGGTCCGATATGGcacagttcccaaaccaggcagtgatacagctgctcaggatgctctcgatagtTCCTCTATAGAAGGTGGTCAGGATCGGTGGTGGAAGCTGGGCCTTTCTCAGTCCTCTCAAAAAgaagagacgctgttgggctttcttgtgcaggaagctggtgttgagggaccaTCCGAGGTcttgtgacattagtgatgtttgtactaacttggttttaaagcctttactttaaaatatacgccgttcaatatGATTTCATGAATATTTAAAGTAAGCACTGAgacaaatttagtaatgccaacatattaaaagaacaatatttgtctcttatacataatacatttatatatacagtgtCAAAGGAacctgtctttgagtgaagatttaaggtgacaggaaatataaataaatgcagcttgaatctttactgaagctcagtatttgaaacAGAGTtcattcactgctgtaataactaataatgattgaaataataactttaatattggccaattatatttacattaccaatgtaagatgactttagtctcatgaacaacataagctaattgttatttactaactaatcttaaaatgactgttcagtatagaaatgaagcccaacaatcatgtttgacagtcccgtggtctcagcctcagatacttatcaaatcaaagctcatgtagaaacaaacaaacaaaggaagaaaaggttttctccttcatttctgtcaaataatgctgtatgaaacgtttccagctgttagtgtcatggttgctaggcaacctgggcagcacCATGAAGGCAAGAccatcccatttcacaagcctctcacttccagccttagcggtctttgagtatgCGGCCCTTTCTGGACCgttaaggctgcgtactttaaggctgcagaccctgaattgggatacagccatacTCTCTCATACTGGTCACTGGAAGTCTAACATGGTGCATTATGGCAAAAAATTCTCTGAGGgtctgaaaaaaagaattgtTCCTCTACATAAAGATGGCCTAGGCTGAAAGAATATTGCAAACACTTTGAAACTGAGCTGCAGCACAGTGGTCAACACCATACAACAGTTTAACAGGGCAGGTTCCACTCAGAACAAACCTTTCCACGGTCGACCAAAGAAGTTGAGTGCAATTGCTCAGTGTCATATCCAGAGTTTGTCTTTTGAAAATAGATGTATGAATGCGTGGGGGGTCGGCCTCTTGGTGCTCAGACCATACGCCACACACTGCATCACTTGGCTGTTATCCCAGAAGGAAGCTTCGTGTGAAGATAATGCAAAAGAAAGCCCACAAACAGTTTGCTGCAGACAAGCAGACTAAGGACATGGATTAGCTGTGGTCTGATGAGATCAAGATAAACTTATTTGGCTCTGATGGTGTCAAGAATGTGTGGCAGCAACCAGGTGAGGAGTACAAAGATAAGTGTGTCTTACCTacagtcaagcatggtggtgggagTGCTGGTGGCACTGGGAGCTACAGTTAATCGAGGTAACCACCAATGCCAATATGTAGTGTGACATACTGAAGTAGATGAAGCAGATCATGATCCCCTCCCTTCAGAAACTGGGCCACAGGGCAGTATTCCAAATGATAacaaccccaaacacacctccaaaaGTTAGTGTGGGACAAAGACCATGTTTGTGTGAGACAATGTTAAGGATGAgaggaagcttaaaaacacatctACACAACAGTCAGACACACTgcaattaattttaataaagtttttaacAATGCATTCTAAAAGGAGCTCGTCTTTTGTCAGCCTCGTTTTGTGCGAGAGACTTGTTCATTTCTCTAAACtacatcaaattaaaatgtGGGACCTTGTCTGGACCTGTGTGATATGGAGAATGAGGGCTAAACATGCTCTGCAGTCCCACCTAGAGCATTCGCTGCTCCCTGCAATCACAGCAGTAGCAGTGATGGTTTAAATCAGCTAGGAATCTCCTTCTGTGCTTAAATGCATAAATATGATGGTGGCTTcatttagcttctgtttctgtgtctgcAGTAAAGAGGCAGGTAGTGAAGCTCACAGTACATGTGGAGGACCCTCCTGTGGATCTGAATGACTCTGCTGTGAAAGCAGAACTGCTGACAAGGGCAAGTTCCCACAGTCCACCTTTACACTCACACCGTTTATATGTATATCAATTTCCtgattttgaatgaaaagaaaagacattGTGGCTGCTGTCTGACAGGTgaaggagcagctgaagaagaaagGAGTGGGTGGAGTCAGTGTGAGGTGGAGAGTGCAGCCGTATGGGAAGCTCTTGGCTGGAGatggaagaagaaagaagactctgagagaaaaagaaaaatgtttcagaagcttTTCTGCTTGAAACATGTGACAGCCAATTAAACTTTATTATCCACACGTcattctcccagctgtgtctaaGCACAGATGTGGGCTAACATCTGTTTTTAGGCTCTTCTGTCACAGTGTTTGTGGGCGTGGCCTCTTCTTTGGCTTTCatagagataaatgcagacgtGTTTGTGAGCTACAGGTTTCTGCTGACACATGTTCACTTTTGGAAATCAGAGGGACAAACATGCTCTCCAACAGCTGGTCACCCCAGTCACCATGGAAACAAGCACAGGAAATACAGCAGGCTgaaactgtcatggtcctggctCTTTGAGTTTCTGgactttgtgtttattattaaatattttctaTGTGATTATTAGTTTCCTGATTGTTTCTATTTCATCTTCGTGTTATTCCTCAGTGTTTCAGTCTGGAGGGTTTATTTCCAGTTACTGTTGatgttgctttattttattctttcacTGTTTCCCGTCTCATCCTCCTGTGATAAGTTCCTTCATGTGGACTTTGCCTTCAACACAGTTCAAgcccacaaactggttcataaactcagcaacttaggacccagcagctcactgtgcagctggatactggacttcctgagcaacacaCCCCAGAACGTCAGAATGGGagccacacctcctccaccctcacccTGAacgtgtgtcctcagtcccctcttatactcacttttcacccatgactgttctccagtccacaccagtaacaccattataaatgtgctgatgacaccaccatcATAGGACTGATggacaacaacgatgattcagctacagagaggaggttcagcatctgaagcaatggtgtgacgacaacaacctgcatctgaacacagccaagaccaaggacaTGATAATCGACTTCAGCAGAACAAAGCCATCTGAGCACTccaccctctacattgatggaggaggtagaaagggtggagagcttcaagttcctcggagtccacatctcggccgacctcaccttgtccacaaacatctcccaccaggtagggaaagcacaacaaagccTGCTAATTAACTTCTACTGCTCCACCATCGAGAGCCTTCTGACCTCCTGCTGCACCCTCtgcttcaactgctgcactgtggaggacaagaggaaactgcagcgtgtggtgagggcagcagagcagccaatcggcacttcactaacccccctcagagacatctatactggcagccTTCAGCAggaagccagcatcatcatcaaagacccctcacaccctggacactcactttaatattaatagtaatgcat
The sequence above is a segment of the Oreochromis aureus strain Israel breed Guangdong linkage group 3, ZZ_aureus, whole genome shotgun sequence genome. Coding sequences within it:
- the LOC120438555 gene encoding C-type mannose receptor 2-like, encoding MEDWAGIQSSSIMERILLCVCCFSGWFVSTCCPRQYHYVDDAKTWTEAQSYCQQTHTDLASIENTEEMKQLNSTVSSAAHSSELWIGLYSQIRWRWSDGLTGSGADYRNWDTSEYEPDFYSGVQFCVSSLEGKWWDFQCREKLQFICYRGSQMNPEFDLVDKEMSWSDARRYCRENFLDLATVKNPGENQQVHEKAQSKRVWIGLHREPHIYWSDGTKYSFSNWASGMNPFRGMSKICAALTRSGEWKTLSCETRLPFVCYSLPTPVKRQVVKLTVHVEDPPVDLNDSAVKAELLTRVKEQLKKKGVGGVSVRWRVQPYGKLLAGDGRRKKTLREKEKCFRSFSA